In Candidatus Caldatribacterium sp., a genomic segment contains:
- the hpt gene encoding hypoxanthine phosphoribosyltransferase → MEEFIERVLITEEEIQKRVRELGEAISRDYEGMELRVVGVLRGAFIFMADLVRNIRVPLSVDFMSISSYGDECETSGIVRILKDLDKPITGRHVLIVEDIVDTGLTLRHLKEVLATRGPASLRICALLSKPERRVVHDLHIDYLGFEIPNYFVVGYGLDYAERYRNYPFIFVLKPEYYCDVPREGKGQRR, encoded by the coding sequence GTGGAAGAGTTTATCGAGAGAGTGCTGATTACTGAAGAGGAAATTCAGAAAAGAGTTCGGGAACTTGGAGAAGCCATAAGCAGGGACTACGAGGGTATGGAGCTTCGGGTTGTGGGGGTGCTCCGGGGGGCTTTCATTTTTATGGCCGACCTCGTCAGGAATATTCGTGTTCCTCTCAGCGTTGATTTTATGTCGATATCAAGTTACGGAGATGAGTGTGAGACGAGTGGCATTGTGCGGATTCTGAAAGACCTTGATAAGCCTATAACTGGTCGCCATGTTCTCATCGTGGAAGACATTGTTGACACAGGATTGACCTTGCGACATCTCAAGGAGGTTCTTGCAACAAGGGGACCAGCAAGTCTTAGAATCTGTGCCCTTTTGAGTAAGCCTGAGAGGAGAGTTGTCCACGACTTGCATATCGATTATCTGGGATTTGAGATTCCCAATTACTTTGTGGTGGGGTACGGCTTAGATTACGCGGAGCGATACCGGAATTATCCTTTTATCTTTGTCCTGAAACCGGAGTACTACTGTGACGTTCCGAGGGAAGGAAAGGGTCAGCGCAGATGA